Proteins co-encoded in one Ponticoccus alexandrii genomic window:
- the fumC gene encoding class II fumarate hydratase, whose translation MTDTRTETDSFGPLEVPSDKYWGAQTQRSIMNFPIGWEKQPVAVVRALGVIKQACAMENKATGALDARLADAIIAAAGEVIAGKFDDNFPLVVWQTGSGTQSNMNANEVIANRAIEMLGGTIGSKDPVHPNDHCNMGQSSNDTFPTAMHIAAAMMARDVLLPGLTVLAEGLEAKAQEFKDIIKIGRTHTQDATPLTLGQEFSGYAMQIRNGIKRIEQALPGIYELAQGGTAVGTGLNTVEGWGEAVAAHMAEITGLPFVTAPNKFEALAAHDAMVFMSGALATVAGAMYKIANDIRFLGSGPRSGLGELILPENEPGSSIMPGKVNPTQAEAMTQVAAHVMGNDAAIKFAGSQGHFELNVYNPMMAYNLLQSMQLLGDVADSFTLRMLNGIEPNGPRIQKLMEESLMLVTALAPTIGYDNATKVAKTAHKNGTTLKEEAIALGFVDAETFDRVVRPEEMVGPKPKG comes from the coding sequence ATGACCGACACCCGTACCGAAACCGACAGCTTCGGCCCGCTCGAGGTTCCCTCTGACAAGTATTGGGGCGCGCAGACGCAGCGCTCGATCATGAACTTCCCGATCGGCTGGGAAAAGCAGCCCGTGGCCGTCGTCCGCGCGCTGGGTGTGATCAAGCAGGCCTGCGCGATGGAGAACAAGGCCACCGGCGCACTGGACGCCAGGCTGGCCGATGCGATCATCGCCGCCGCCGGAGAGGTGATCGCGGGCAAGTTCGACGACAACTTCCCGCTGGTGGTCTGGCAGACCGGCTCGGGCACCCAGTCGAACATGAACGCCAACGAGGTCATCGCCAACCGCGCGATCGAGATGCTGGGCGGCACCATCGGATCGAAGGACCCGGTGCACCCGAACGACCACTGCAACATGGGCCAGTCGTCCAACGACACCTTCCCCACCGCCATGCACATTGCCGCGGCCATGATGGCCCGCGACGTGCTGCTGCCGGGGCTAACCGTGCTGGCCGAGGGGCTGGAGGCGAAGGCGCAAGAGTTCAAGGACATCATCAAGATCGGCCGCACCCACACGCAGGACGCCACCCCGCTGACGCTGGGGCAGGAGTTCTCGGGCTATGCCATGCAGATCCGCAACGGCATCAAGCGCATCGAGCAGGCCCTGCCCGGGATCTACGAACTGGCGCAGGGCGGCACCGCCGTCGGCACGGGCCTGAATACGGTCGAAGGCTGGGGCGAGGCCGTCGCCGCGCATATGGCCGAGATCACCGGCCTGCCCTTCGTCACAGCGCCCAACAAGTTCGAGGCGCTGGCGGCACATGACGCCATGGTCTTCATGTCGGGCGCGCTCGCGACCGTGGCCGGTGCCATGTACAAGATCGCCAACGACATCCGCTTCCTCGGATCCGGCCCGCGCTCGGGTCTGGGCGAGTTGATCCTGCCCGAGAACGAGCCGGGCTCTTCGATCATGCCGGGCAAGGTCAACCCGACGCAGGCCGAGGCGATGACGCAGGTCGCGGCGCATGTCATGGGCAACGACGCGGCAATCAAGTTCGCCGGTTCGCAGGGCCACTTCGAGCTGAACGTCTACAACCCGATGATGGCCTACAACCTGCTGCAGTCGATGCAGCTTCTGGGCGACGTGGCCGACAGCTTCACCCTGCGGATGCTGAACGGCATCGAGCCCAACGGCCCGCGCATCCAGAAGCTGATGGAAGAAAGCCTGATGCTGGTGACGGCACTGGCGCCCACCATCGGCTACGACAACGCCACCAAGGTCGCCAAGACCGCGCACAAGAACGGCACGACG